Proteins co-encoded in one Candidatus Dormiibacterota bacterium genomic window:
- the eno gene encoding phosphopyruvate hydratase produces MTLIEELTALEVLDSRGNPTVEVEVLLSGGAVGRALVPSGASTGSHEAVELRDGDPGRYGGRGVRQAVANVVDVIGPELIGSDAADQVALDGALCALDGTPTKSRLGANAILGVSLACARAAAEASGLPLHRYLGGVNAHLLPVPLLNVLNGGAHAQTSVDFQEFMYAPLGLPTFAEALQAGSECFHALRGVLRARGLSTGQGDEGGFAPGLRHNEEAVEILLEGIEKAGYRAGEDVAIALDPATSELFADGRYVLKGEGRTLEPAEMVDLWAQWCASYPIVSIEDGMAEDDWEGWRLLTERIGDRVQLVGDDLFVTNVERLSLGIERGVANSILIKVNQIGTLTETLEAIAMATRSGYTSVISHRSGETEDTTIADLAVATNAGQIKTGAPSRSERVAKYNQLLRLEHQLGSAGRYAGRSAFRLLPAAVSAAAG; encoded by the coding sequence ATGACGCTGATCGAGGAGCTGACCGCGCTGGAGGTGCTGGACTCGCGCGGTAATCCGACCGTCGAGGTCGAGGTGCTGCTCAGCGGCGGCGCGGTGGGACGCGCGCTGGTGCCCAGCGGTGCGAGCACCGGGAGCCACGAGGCGGTCGAGCTCCGCGACGGCGACCCCGGGAGGTACGGGGGCAGGGGCGTCCGCCAGGCGGTCGCCAACGTGGTCGACGTCATCGGTCCCGAGCTGATCGGCAGCGACGCCGCCGACCAGGTCGCCCTCGACGGCGCGCTCTGCGCCCTCGACGGCACCCCGACCAAGAGCCGGCTCGGCGCCAACGCGATCCTGGGGGTGAGCCTCGCCTGCGCCCGCGCCGCCGCCGAGGCGAGCGGGCTGCCCCTCCACCGCTATCTCGGCGGGGTCAACGCCCACCTGCTCCCGGTGCCGTTGCTCAACGTGCTCAACGGCGGCGCCCACGCCCAGACCAGCGTCGACTTCCAGGAGTTCATGTACGCGCCGCTCGGCCTGCCCACCTTCGCCGAGGCGCTGCAGGCGGGAAGCGAGTGCTTCCACGCGCTCCGCGGGGTGCTGCGGGCGCGTGGCCTGAGCACCGGCCAGGGCGACGAGGGCGGCTTCGCGCCCGGCCTGCGCCACAACGAGGAGGCGGTGGAGATCCTCCTCGAGGGCATCGAGAAGGCCGGCTACCGGGCCGGCGAGGACGTGGCCATCGCCCTCGATCCCGCCACCAGCGAGCTCTTCGCGGACGGGCGGTACGTGCTGAAGGGGGAGGGGCGCACCCTCGAGCCCGCCGAGATGGTCGACCTGTGGGCGCAGTGGTGCGCGAGCTATCCGATCGTCTCCATCGAGGACGGCATGGCCGAGGACGACTGGGAGGGATGGCGGCTCCTCACCGAGCGCATCGGCGACCGCGTCCAGCTGGTCGGCGACGACCTCTTCGTCACCAATGTCGAGCGACTCAGCCTCGGCATCGAGCGCGGGGTGGCCAACTCCATCCTCATCAAGGTGAACCAGATCGGCACCCTCACCGAGACCCTGGAGGCGATCGCCATGGCCACCCGCAGCGGCTACACGAGCGTGATCAGCCACCGCAGCGGGGAGACCGAGGACACCACCATCGCCGACCTGGCGGTGGCCACCAACGCCGGCCAGATCAAGACCGGGGCGCCGTCCCGCTCGGAGCGGGTGGCGAAGTACAACCAGCTGCTGCGCCTCGAGCACCAGCTCGGCAGCGCCGGCCGCTACGCGGGACGGTCGGCGTTCCGGCTGCTCCCGGCGGCGGTCTCCGCCGCCGCCGGGTAG